A DNA window from Candidatus Methylomirabilis sp. contains the following coding sequences:
- a CDS encoding universal stress protein, producing MRVLFCVDGSGLALQAAAGAARLLKGLRPEATVLHVLPEVDDRLRHYERLHEEELRDIERQFGAKGPSPDTATGDAQEALRREGLEAARKLRSGEPVEQIVQEAREGAYDLVVVGSHGRTGLTSLLLGSVSRGVVERSAAPVLVVKARPA from the coding sequence ATGCGAGTGCTCTTTTGCGTGGATGGGTCGGGCCTGGCCCTGCAGGCGGCGGCGGGTGCAGCCCGGCTCCTGAAAGGCCTCCGGCCCGAGGCGACGGTGCTGCATGTCCTCCCGGAGGTGGACGATCGCCTGCGCCACTACGAGCGGCTGCACGAGGAGGAGCTGCGGGACATCGAGCGCCAGTTCGGCGCCAAGGGTCCTTCCCCGGACACGGCGACGGGCGATGCCCAGGAGGCCCTCCGCCGGGAAGGCCTCGAGGCGGCCCGGAAGCTGCGCTCGGGGGAGCCTGTGGAACAAATCGTGCAGGAGGCCCGTGAGGGGGCGTACGACCTGGTCGTGGTAGGATCGCACGGAAGAACCGGCCTCACGAGCCTCCTCCTGGGGAGCGTGAGCCGGGGGGTCGTGGAGCGCTCGGCAGCCCCGGTGCTGGTCGTAAAGGCGCGGCCGGCCTGA
- a CDS encoding RodZ domain-containing protein encodes MGGRETVGTILRERREAKGLTREQAAEATRIKPVFLQAMEEDDYRFLPDELYVVRFLHEYAAFLGLDATGLGSQFLKQVSHAQAAGTAGLAAKEPVRLSVRRLFPAAVVLLAAVPALVIGYSLYTQGGRPTPSRPVPTRAAAGAPAEPAVLPPPPAKMPAIPAPGPEGHLLRIQATDVTWLTVTIDGREVRDVLLRPGDTVQWRARDRYHITVGNAGGIHLTLNGQALPPLGRPGQVLRNVPIPPAAEAALE; translated from the coding sequence ATGGGAGGACGGGAGACGGTCGGGACCATCCTACGGGAGCGCCGGGAGGCGAAGGGGCTGACCCGGGAGCAGGCCGCCGAGGCCACCCGGATCAAGCCGGTCTTCCTTCAGGCGATGGAGGAGGACGACTACCGGTTCCTCCCCGATGAGCTGTACGTCGTCCGCTTCCTCCACGAGTACGCCGCCTTCCTCGGCCTGGACGCCACCGGCCTCGGGAGCCAGTTCCTCAAGCAGGTCAGCCATGCCCAGGCGGCGGGGACGGCCGGCCTCGCCGCCAAAGAGCCGGTCCGGCTCTCGGTCCGCCGCCTCTTCCCCGCTGCCGTGGTCCTGCTCGCCGCGGTGCCGGCCCTGGTCATCGGCTACTCCCTCTACACGCAGGGGGGAAGGCCCACCCCCTCCCGGCCCGTGCCCACCCGCGCCGCCGCCGGTGCGCCGGCGGAGCCCGCCGTCCTCCCCCCGCCCCCCGCGAAGATGCCCGCCATCCCCGCCCCGGGCCCGGAGGGGCACCTCCTCCGCATCCAGGCCACCGATGTCACCTGGCTGACCGTGACCATTGACGGGCGGGAGGTCCGGGATGTGCTGCTGCGGCCCGGGGACACGGTCCAGTGGCGGGCGCGGGACCGCTACCACATTACGGTCGGTAATGCGGGCGGCATCCACCTTACGCTCAACGGCCAGGCCCTCCCCCCGCTCGGTCGCCCCGGCCAGGTCCTCCGCAACGTCCCCATTCCTCCTGCCGCCGAGGCTGCCCTGGAGTAA
- a CDS encoding phage holin family protein encodes MGFLVRVLVNALAILVAAGVVPGIELSGAGAALGAGLVLGLINALIRPILLLLTLPLTLLTLGLFLFVLNAFCLWLTSTLVKGFVVQGFGAALLGALLVSGVSWLLTAFLSDRGQIVVITRRPPPDTDRA; translated from the coding sequence ATGGGGTTCCTGGTCCGGGTTCTGGTGAACGCGCTCGCAATCCTCGTTGCCGCCGGGGTGGTCCCGGGGATCGAGCTCAGCGGGGCCGGGGCGGCCCTGGGGGCGGGCCTCGTCCTCGGCCTCATCAATGCGCTCATCCGCCCCATCCTCCTGCTCCTGACCCTCCCGCTGACCCTTCTCACCCTCGGCCTCTTCCTCTTCGTCCTGAACGCCTTCTGCCTGTGGCTCACCTCGACCCTGGTGAAGGGGTTTGTGGTCCAGGGCTTCGGGGCGGCGCTCCTCGGCGCCCTCTTGGTCAGCGGGGTGAGCTGGCTCCTGACCGCCTTCCTCAGCGACCGGGGGCAGATCGTCGTGATCACCCGCCGGCCGCCGCCCGATACGGACAGGGCCTAG
- a CDS encoding PilZ domain-containing protein — protein sequence MASAVSPPPSSPQAPQARKRQSARFRAFLRALCRLQDPGGAPQELEGKTRNLSEGGTLLLLSRALPPGSQLAVQLDTQVGEASRTGHVVWVGKPEPANPGGTVVPHGIAFGQTLARAFVEAVVTRKGQPDARDAPEVQVDAEAVRGRRAANLSCRGVFIRTAEPLPVNRTLTVRFHLPGVPEPFRVLGRVIWSNPEPGRSYPQGMGLSFVDLPRERGDQIGAFVAQVRREQGLERVTELLGRPSGGEPE from the coding sequence ATGGCTAGCGCGGTCTCCCCTCCTCCGAGCTCCCCGCAGGCTCCCCAGGCCCGCAAGCGCCAGTCCGCCCGGTTCCGGGCGTTCCTGCGGGCGCTCTGCCGGCTCCAGGACCCCGGCGGAGCGCCGCAGGAACTGGAGGGGAAGACCCGGAATCTGAGCGAAGGGGGCACGCTTCTGCTGCTCTCCCGGGCGCTGCCTCCGGGGAGCCAGCTCGCTGTGCAGCTCGACACCCAGGTGGGCGAGGCCTCCCGGACCGGTCACGTTGTCTGGGTGGGGAAGCCGGAGCCGGCGAATCCCGGGGGGACGGTGGTCCCCCATGGAATCGCCTTCGGGCAGACGCTCGCTCGGGCCTTCGTCGAGGCCGTCGTGACCAGGAAGGGGCAGCCGGATGCCCGGGACGCGCCGGAAGTCCAGGTCGATGCAGAGGCCGTCCGGGGCAGGCGAGCGGCGAATTTGAGCTGCCGAGGGGTCTTCATCCGCACGGCCGAGCCCCTGCCGGTGAATCGGACCCTCACCGTCCGGTTCCATCTCCCGGGCGTCCCCGAGCCGTTCCGGGTCCTGGGCCGGGTGATCTGGAGCAATCCCGAGCCGGGCCGGAGCTACCCCCAGGGGATGGGACTGAGCTTCGTGGACCTGCCGAGGGAGCGGGGGGACCAGATCGGCGCCTTCGTGGCGCAGGTCCGCCGGGAGCAGGGGCTGGAAAGGGTCACCGAGCTGCTGGGGCGGCCCTCGGGAGGAGAGCCAGAGTAG
- a CDS encoding PilZ domain-containing protein: MEEILRCPSCGFQIRGHPTQYFTRRTVVCPMCRAEAPLTEEDRLRLRRLTAEGAAPRADRPPPGPGSPPPRRSPPRTLRRQELVGGGPPQAGAFSPSSRRHPRYTTCLPAWWAERRGAQGLPAETVNISSAGLLLILEEPPTPGSDIHVRVETPFGSVEGGGRIAWIQKTVDNDRAGITLTQLHRHGDRLRWERLIGQLAVQGAHG; encoded by the coding sequence ATGGAGGAGATCCTCCGCTGCCCCTCCTGCGGCTTCCAGATCCGGGGGCACCCCACCCAGTACTTCACCCGGCGGACCGTTGTCTGCCCGATGTGCCGGGCGGAGGCGCCCCTCACGGAGGAAGACCGGCTCCGCTTGAGGCGGCTCACGGCGGAAGGAGCGGCCCCCAGGGCCGACCGACCCCCTCCGGGACCCGGCTCGCCACCGCCCAGAAGAAGCCCCCCGCGAACCTTGCGCCGCCAGGAACTCGTTGGCGGCGGCCCTCCCCAAGCTGGGGCCTTTTCCCCCTCCAGCCGCCGCCATCCCCGCTACACGACCTGCCTGCCGGCGTGGTGGGCAGAACGGCGGGGGGCGCAGGGGCTCCCCGCCGAGACGGTGAACATCTCCAGCGCGGGGCTCCTGCTCATCCTTGAGGAGCCACCGACCCCCGGGAGCGACATCCACGTTCGGGTGGAGACCCCTTTCGGGTCAGTCGAGGGCGGGGGTCGCATCGCCTGGATCCAAAAGACGGTCGACAACGACAGGGCGGGAATCACCCTCACGCAGCTCCACCGCCACGGCGACCGGCTCCGCTGGGAGCGCCTCATCGGCCAGCTGGCTGTCCAGGGTGCCCATGGCTAG
- a CDS encoding ABC transporter ATP-binding protein translates to MSVIRLDHVTKRYRPEDLPAVDQLTLEVEHGEILALLGPSGCGKTTTLRLIAGFERADTGKIEIAGKLVADGPWGLAPERRGVGMVFQDYALFPHLTVESNIGFGLAGMEPKAKAERLEEVLVLVGLRELASRFPHELSGGQQQRVALGRALAPRPAILLLDEPLSNLDADMRAQVRQDLHLILRQTGSTTLFVTHDQEEAFMIADRVGVLNRGHLEQLDRPEEIYHLPATRFVAHFVGKADFLPGMVTEEGIATEIGILPNRPGFPLGAKVEVMIRPDDIDLIPDVEGNAIVASRQFRGADNLFTVSLPSGMMLHSNQASTLYLEPRSRVRVVALPTHVVAFPAITPWI, encoded by the coding sequence GTGAGCGTCATCCGGCTGGACCACGTCACCAAGCGATACCGCCCGGAGGATCTCCCGGCCGTGGACCAGCTCACCCTGGAGGTGGAGCACGGGGAGATCCTCGCCCTCCTGGGCCCGAGCGGCTGCGGCAAGACCACGACCCTCCGGCTCATCGCCGGATTCGAGCGGGCCGACACCGGCAAGATCGAGATCGCGGGGAAGCTCGTCGCCGACGGGCCCTGGGGGCTGGCTCCGGAGCGCCGGGGGGTGGGGATGGTCTTCCAGGACTATGCCCTGTTCCCTCACCTGACCGTGGAGAGCAACATCGGCTTCGGCCTGGCGGGCATGGAGCCGAAGGCCAAAGCGGAGCGGCTGGAGGAGGTGCTGGTCCTGGTCGGTCTGCGGGAGCTGGCCAGCCGCTTCCCCCACGAGCTCTCAGGGGGGCAGCAGCAGCGGGTGGCCCTCGGCCGGGCCTTGGCCCCCCGGCCGGCCATCCTCCTCCTGGACGAGCCGCTCAGCAACCTGGACGCCGACATGCGCGCCCAGGTGCGGCAGGACCTCCACCTGATCCTGCGCCAGACGGGAAGCACCACCCTGTTCGTAACCCACGACCAGGAGGAGGCCTTCATGATCGCCGACCGGGTCGGGGTCCTGAACCGGGGGCACCTGGAACAGCTCGATCGCCCCGAGGAGATCTACCACCTGCCGGCGACCCGGTTCGTCGCCCACTTCGTGGGCAAGGCCGACTTCCTCCCGGGGATGGTGACGGAGGAAGGGATCGCCACGGAGATCGGCATCCTGCCGAACCGGCCCGGGTTCCCCCTCGGCGCGAAGGTCGAGGTCATGATCCGCCCCGACGACATTGACCTCATCCCCGACGTCGAGGGGAACGCCATCGTGGCCTCGCGCCAGTTCCGGGGGGCCGACAACCTCTTCACCGTCAGCCTCCCCTCCGGCATGATGCTCCACAGCAACCAGGCCTCCACCCTGTACCTGGAGCCCCGGTCCCGCGTCCGGGTGGTCGCCCTCCCCACCCACGTCGTCGCCTTCCCCGCCATCACCCCCTGGATCTAG